From the genome of Leptospira koniambonensis:
GAAGTAAAGATAGAAGGTAAGTCTGGCTCTTGGCTGCAAATCAAAAGTTCTGATGGCAAATTAGGTTATGCTTACTCTGCCTTTTTAATGAGAGCAGCCACTTCTGAAGAATTGAAAGCTATTGAAAACCTAGTCGTTAGCGACGGAGGCTGGGCAGAATTAACCGGAAACCCAAATGTAGTATATAGATTCGAAGCAGGAAAATTTAACTTTTCTAAAAAGCCTTCCAGTCTTCCTAGTTTGGGCGGATCTTTTCAATTCGAGAATAAAGTAATTACTCCTAAAGGAAAAGTTTTCTACAGCTTCGGGAAAACGAATATTTATGTAGGATCCGAATTTCTCAAAACGTATCCTGACTATGCTACCTTATCACTCAAACATTTACCTTCCAGTTTCGATAAGAAGTTAGCAGAAGCGATAATTAAAAGTATCTCCAAAGAAACTGACTTTGACAATACTAGTTATGAAGAAACTGTTTTTGGAAAAAGAGCTCTTTATCTAGTCTCTCATAGTGATGTAAATAAATCTGAATATTCAACTTATTCTAACAAATATTTCTTCTTAAAAGACGGAATGAATTACACTTTATTAGAAGGTGACTTCTCAAACGTTGAAACTACCGATATTGATGAAGATGGAATTCCGGAACTTGTTTCTTCTTATTCGGAAGGAAGAAGTGGATATTCTTATACTAAAATTTACAGATTTAATGGTAATACTTTCGATTTGCTGATCCAAAACACGGATGAGTGTTCTTCAATCGAATATTATTATAAAACCATTACCGAAAAGACCGGTTTATGTGAAGGTCAGATCAAAAAAGAATATAATTATAAATTGGTTAGAGGAAAACTTATCCCCGAGTAATTTCCAAAGATAATAAGAGTCTGGATAAATTACTTCTTTTTATCCGGATTCTTTTCCTGTAAATTTTTCCCTTTCCTGGACAATCACTGTCTTCTTCAGAATAATCTTCATCGTTTCTTTCTTATTCATGGGTGTGAGTATTTTTTCAATATCATTTAGATAATCGATCCAAAGTTCGATTTTAAGAGAAACAGGTCTTTCTTGTAGTTCCAAATAAAACTCCTTTACCGCTGAATTTTGGCCTTCTTCAGGTGCAGGGATCCTTGAATCATAAATTAGTTTTTTAGGTGCAGATTGTTTTTCTCTCTCTTCTTTAGAAGTGATCTTATATAACTTCCTAAGTAGAAATTCTTCATGTAATTTGCCTGTATCAGAAAAAACTTTTAATCTTAATGCTCTAAAAAGATCTCCAGTAGGATAAGCATGTCCGATCCCGATCGAGTGAACTTGTACTAGAATTGTTTTAGAAGAAACATATTTCAATTCTACATATAAACTTTCCTTTAAGTTTTCGATACCATGGCCACCTCTAAAATTGTGAGATCTTTTAGAACCAGGAGCCAAATGACAATCTATACAATCAGATTCCTTTGCAAACCCAGAACCACTCCATTCATCTTTAGTTCCCTGCATTACAAGATCTGAATATTGTATTGGTTTGGCTTGATCTGATAAAGAGGCCCATGTAGGAAAATTAAATTGGTGGCAGGACTCACAGAGTTTTTCTGTCCCGAATTCCTCGACGACATTATATTTGTGATACAGTTGATCCGATTTAGGAAGTTCTTTTGTGATGATCTCTCCTTTTCTTACATGGCACACATTGCAAGATATACCTTCTTCTCGTTTGTAAATAGTTTGAGAGGAGATATTTCTTAAAGGTGCATGACAATTTTCACACCATTGCATTGGCTCAATAGTAAAACTGTGCTGGTACAAACTATTTGTATGAGCTACCTTGTGGCGAGAAGCTGACCAGTTTTCGTAGACTTGCTTGTGACAAACTTTACAATCAGATGCGGATCCTAGAATTTTTCCGGTATATCTATCTCTGATCGAATCTTTATTTGGATCAAAATTTACTGCGTGTAAACCTTTTTCTAAACCTAATACTATCTCTAATCGATTTTGAAAATTTTCTGAACTTAAGTTAACTATAGAAATTAAGATAAGAGCGAAGGCTAAAATAATGCCGATCGAAAGAGTTTTAAACTTCATTAGACTAAAACTTTCGATTCTTCCAGAACTCCCAAAAGAATACCGATCAGTTTTTCAGGATCTTCCATTTTAAGAAGTTCGAGTCGCATAGGCTCCACTTCTTTTCTGGATTGTATATAACGCACCAGATGTTTTCGGAGGAGGATAAGACCGTATTTATCTCCAAAAGTTTCTCTCATCAATTGCAAATGACTTAAGGTTGTGGATATTATTTCTTCGAAACTTAGATTTTCTTTTTTTATGTTTGAGAATATCCAAGGGTTCCCGATGGAATTCCTACCAACAAGAACTCCGTCTACCTTAGATTCTTCTTTTCTGCGAACCGCTTCTTCATAACTGCTTACATCACCGTTTCCGAAGATAGGAACTTTTCTTTCTGATTTTATATCCGCGATCGCATCCCAATCTGCTTTTCCGGAGTAGCCCATTTCGCGGGTCCTTCCATGAACTGAGATTGCCATCACTCCTGATTCTTCTAAAATCCTGGACACTTCCATATAATTTCTAGAAGTATCATCCCAGCCCAGACGGATCTTTGCAGTCACTGGAATGTCCAGCGTCTTTCTCATTTCTTCTATTATTTTTCCTGCATATACAGGTTTGCGGAGAAGCCCCACACCGGATCCTCGCATAGAAACATTTCGAGCAGGGCAGCCCATATTTAGATCGATGATATCAGGATTTAATTCGCGAATTCTTTTTGCAGCGTCTACTATGATCTCAAGTTTGTTACCGAAGATCTGGAAAGTTATTGGTCTTTCTTCTTCACGAAAACGTAATAGAGATAATGCTTTTTTAGATCCTACAGCGAGGCTGTCTGTGGAAACAAATTCGGTATAGGAGAATGCAGATCCGTATCTGCGGGCCATGGTCCTAGTCGGGCTATCACTGATCCCGGCCATCGGCGACATGGCCAACCAACCGGGAATTTCGACAGAACCGATGCGGATCATTTTTCTTTGCTTTCACGAATCACAGTACAATCCTGGACCCTATCATTGTCCTTGATGTCTACGACTCTGACTCCTACTGCAGTTCTTCCCATTTTAGAAATTTGGTTAGCTTCAGTTCTAATAACCATTCCTTGCTGGGTAACTAAGATGATCTCATCCTCTTCTCCCACAGAACTTACTGCAACTGCTGCACCGTTTTTCTCTCCGACTTTCAAGAAGGCCATTCCTTTGCCTCCTCTTCCCTTGGTTCCAAACTCTTCGAATCCAAGTCGTTTTCCGTAGCCGTTTTCAGAGATCACGAATAGATCATCACCTTCTACCACTTTAGAAAGTCCTACGATCGCGTCCTCTTTGGCGAGTCTCATTCCTGTAACACCTTGTGCAGTTCTTCCTTGAGCGCGGATTGTATCCATTTCTATTCGAAGTGCAAGTCCGTTTGCAGAGAAGATCATCACGTTATCACCTTTGATGACGGAAATTACTTCAATGAGTTGGTCTCCGTCTCTTAGACCGATAGCGATGATACCTGATTTTTTAACGTTACCGAATTCAGATAATTCTACTCGTTTAATAAATCCGTTCTTAGTTACGAGTAATAGATCTTTTCCTTTGTCTTCTTCTTTGAATGTGAAGATCGCAGAAATAGTCTCGTTCTCGCCAAGGCCTATGATTGCTTTTAAGGATTTTCCTCTGGCTTCTTTGGATGCCTGAGGAAGTTCGTAAGCCTTCATCATATATACTTTTCCGGTATTGGAGAAGAACATTACATTGTCGTGGGTCATGGCGGTTTTCATGATCTTGACCACGTCTTCTCTCTTTTGAGAAAGACCTTGGATCCCTTTTCCACCACGTCTTTGTCTTTTGAAAGTATCCAGAGGAAGTCTTTTTATGAATTGATCATAAGTAATTTGTAATACAACTTCTTCGTCCGCTATCAGATCTTCTGCATTGAAAGTAGAAGATTCTACACTTTCTAAACTAATATCAGTCTTTCTTTTGTTTCCGAATTTTTCAGAAACTTCGGCAAGTTCGGTACAAACTATATCAGCGACTCTTTCCGGTTTTGCCAAAATGTCTTTTAGATCTACGATTAAAGCTCGAACTTCTGCCAACTCATCGATTACCTTTTGGACTTCCAAAGAAGTTAATCTTTGTAGTCTCATCTCCAAAATCGCGTCAGCTTGGACATCAGAAAGAACGAATCGAGCCATCAATTGTTCTTTTGCTTCCGGAGCATTTTTAGATGCACGGATTACTTTGATTACTTCTTCG
Proteins encoded in this window:
- a CDS encoding multiheme c-type cytochrome, with protein sequence MKFKTLSIGIILAFALILISIVNLSSENFQNRLEIVLGLEKGLHAVNFDPNKDSIRDRYTGKILGSASDCKVCHKQVYENWSASRHKVAHTNSLYQHSFTIEPMQWCENCHAPLRNISSQTIYKREEGISCNVCHVRKGEIITKELPKSDQLYHKYNVVEEFGTEKLCESCHQFNFPTWASLSDQAKPIQYSDLVMQGTKDEWSGSGFAKESDCIDCHLAPGSKRSHNFRGGHGIENLKESLYVELKYVSSKTILVQVHSIGIGHAYPTGDLFRALRLKVFSDTGKLHEEFLLRKLYKITSKEEREKQSAPKKLIYDSRIPAPEEGQNSAVKEFYLELQERPVSLKIELWIDYLNDIEKILTPMNKKETMKIILKKTVIVQEREKFTGKESG
- a CDS encoding tRNA dihydrouridine synthase; translated protein: MIRIGSVEIPGWLAMSPMAGISDSPTRTMARRYGSAFSYTEFVSTDSLAVGSKKALSLLRFREEERPITFQIFGNKLEIIVDAAKRIRELNPDIIDLNMGCPARNVSMRGSGVGLLRKPVYAGKIIEEMRKTLDIPVTAKIRLGWDDTSRNYMEVSRILEESGVMAISVHGRTREMGYSGKADWDAIADIKSERKVPIFGNGDVSSYEEAVRRKEESKVDGVLVGRNSIGNPWIFSNIKKENLSFEEIISTTLSHLQLMRETFGDKYGLILLRKHLVRYIQSRKEVEPMRLELLKMEDPEKLIGILLGVLEESKVLV
- a CDS encoding SH3 domain-containing protein, which produces MKYVKSISSVFFFHFILISFLFSCASAGVKGFGFVTGNTVSLYEKPTAKSKKIAQISSSSNYEVIESEIPDKEVGSKLLWYKISSPKGSGYLSYDEEIVKSNISTFLPPANGRFALVTANPLQVREQPSLKAKVTGKLNAKTLVEVQNESKQEVKIEGKSGSWLQIKSSDGKLGYAYSAFLMRAATSEELKAIENLVVSDGGWAELTGNPNVVYRFEAGKFNFSKKPSSLPSLGGSFQFENKVITPKGKVFYSFGKTNIYVGSEFLKTYPDYATLSLKHLPSSFDKKLAEAIIKSISKETDFDNTSYEETVFGKRALYLVSHSDVNKSEYSTYSNKYFFLKDGMNYTLLEGDFSNVETTDIDEDGIPELVSSYSEGRSGYSYTKIYRFNGNTFDLLIQNTDECSSIEYYYKTITEKTGLCEGQIKKEYNYKLVRGKLIPE
- the gyrA gene encoding DNA gyrase subunit A, which gives rise to MSEELENETKTLGFSLSSRPDIGDALKNGVRVIPVEIEDQMKEAYLGYAMSVIVGRALPDVRDGLKPVHRRILHAMNERAWRSDRPYVKCAKIVGEVLGNYHPHGDSSVYDALVRMVQEFSLRVPLIDGQGNYGSIDGDNPAAYRYTEARLAKVAEELLRDIEKETVNFSPNFDDTKQQPDVLPANFPNLLVNGSSGIAVGMATNIPPHNLRETIEAVITVIKNPDVSISEILKIMPGPDFPTGGTIIGGEGLLSAYHSGKGSIRIRSKVEIEENKKGREVIVVTEIPYQVNKKTLLERIGELVNEKQVEGISEILDLSDRKGIRVEIHIKKDANAQVILNQLLKLTQLQVSYGITMLAILDNKPKIFNIKEILVAYSLHRKEVIVRRTQFDLDKAEKRAHILEGLKIALENIEEVIKVIRASKNAPEAKEQLMARFVLSDVQADAILEMRLQRLTSLEVQKVIDELAEVRALIVDLKDILAKPERVADIVCTELAEVSEKFGNKRKTDISLESVESSTFNAEDLIADEEVVLQITYDQFIKRLPLDTFKRQRRGGKGIQGLSQKREDVVKIMKTAMTHDNVMFFSNTGKVYMMKAYELPQASKEARGKSLKAIIGLGENETISAIFTFKEEDKGKDLLLVTKNGFIKRVELSEFGNVKKSGIIAIGLRDGDQLIEVISVIKGDNVMIFSANGLALRIEMDTIRAQGRTAQGVTGMRLAKEDAIVGLSKVVEGDDLFVISENGYGKRLGFEEFGTKGRGGKGMAFLKVGEKNGAAVAVSSVGEEDEIILVTQQGMVIRTEANQISKMGRTAVGVRVVDIKDNDRVQDCTVIRESKEK